From Bacteroidales bacterium, one genomic window encodes:
- a CDS encoding glycosyltransferase: MHILHICTSLNTGGLETMLVDIVNEQVKTNPVSLIILNKGINEDIYNKLSKDINLYRVNRTQGSKNILHFFKFNYLIIKIKAEVIHCHGSEIIKYIYLYKQTNIYHTVHATNMSLGSLPQYDKVFAISRIVQKDLQERLNIKSTVVYNGIHLDTIIPKKYYMYDKFNVICVSRLMHQTKGQDILIKAIDILVSQKNIKNINLDLIGEGESYKYLTELVNKFKLNNYIRFLGLRNRDYIYSHINNYELLVQPSIYEGFGLTVTEGMAAKVPVLVSDIEGPLEVIDYGKYGYTFKIKDEIDCAQKIIDVMEDYNKKKIQIKCDEAYLYAKENFDIKKTAKNYITEYIII; the protein is encoded by the coding sequence ATGCACATTCTTCACATCTGTACATCATTAAATACCGGTGGTTTGGAAACTATGCTTGTTGATATTGTAAACGAGCAAGTTAAGACAAATCCTGTTTCTCTTATAATACTAAACAAAGGTATTAATGAAGATATATATAATAAATTATCAAAAGATATTAATTTATATCGAGTTAATCGTACACAGGGGTCAAAAAACATATTGCATTTTTTCAAATTTAATTATTTGATTATTAAAATAAAAGCAGAGGTTATTCATTGCCATGGTAGCGAAATAATTAAATATATATATTTATACAAACAAACAAATATATATCACACGGTTCATGCTACAAATATGTCACTTGGTTCTTTACCACAATATGATAAAGTTTTTGCAATTTCAAGGATAGTTCAAAAAGATTTGCAAGAACGACTAAATATAAAATCAACAGTGGTTTATAATGGAATCCACCTGGATACAATTATTCCCAAAAAATATTATATGTATGATAAATTTAATGTAATTTGTGTCAGCCGATTAATGCATCAGACTAAAGGGCAGGATATATTAATAAAAGCAATTGATATTTTGGTTAGTCAAAAAAACATTAAAAATATCAATTTAGATCTTATTGGTGAAGGTGAATCTTATAAATATTTAACAGAATTAGTTAATAAATTCAAATTGAATAATTATATAAGGTTTTTAGGGTTGAGAAACAGAGATTATATCTATTCTCATATTAATAATTATGAACTGCTTGTTCAGCCTTCAATTTATGAAGGATTCGGCTTAACAGTTACGGAAGGTATGGCAGCAAAAGTACCGGTACTTGTTTCGGATATTGAGGGGCCATTAGAAGTAATAGATTATGGTAAGTATGGATATACATTTAAAATAAAAGATGAAATAGATTGTGCACAAAAAATAATCGATGTTATGGAAGATTATAACAAAAAGAAAATACAAATTAAATGTGATGAAGCATATTTATATGCAAAAGAGAATTTTGACATAAAAAAGACAGCAAAAAATTATATTACTGAATATATAATAATATAA